The following coding sequences are from one Amphiprion ocellaris isolate individual 3 ecotype Okinawa chromosome 19, ASM2253959v1, whole genome shotgun sequence window:
- the gas7a gene encoding growth arrest-specific protein 7a isoform X3, whose translation MFCTAKPPGSVSPAKRQIKEVKETKITINCVTFPLPGEGPEQQLLKPDEWSYCDYFWTDKKDPQGTTSLPGFEVLLQKQLKGKQMQKEMSEFIHERIKIEEEYAKNLSKLSLSPLAAQEEGTLGEAWTQLKKSLHDEAEVHLKFSNKLHSEVEKPLLTFRGDNFKKDLKKYDHHIADLRKQLASRYASVEKARKALADRQKDLEVKTQQLEIKLSNKTEEDIKKARRKSTQAGDDLMRCVDLYNQTQSKWFEEMVTTSMELEKLEVERIEWIQQHLRQYTTLRHETDMFNQSTVEPVDQLLQNVDPAKDRELWVKENNTGEVRPVDMDI comes from the exons ATGTTTTGTACGGCGAAG CCCCCCGGCTCCGTATCACCGGCCAAGAGGCAGATCAAGGAGGTCAAGGAGACCAAGATCACT ATCAACTGTGTGACTTTCCCTCTGCCTGGAGAAGGTCCGGAGCAGCAGCTCCTCAAACCAGACGAATGGAGCTACTGCGATTACTTCTGG accGACAAGAAAGACCCTCAGGGCACCACGTCGCTGCCCGGCTTCGAGGTTCTCCTGCAGAAGCAGCTGAAGGGCAAACAGATGCAGAAAGAGATGTCTGAGTTTATCCATGAGAG GATAAAGATTGAGGAGGAATACGCCAAGAACCTCTCCAAGCTGTCTCTGAGCCCCCTGGCAGCTCAGGAGGAAGG GACTCTCGGAGAAGCCTGGACTCAGCTGAAGAAGAGTCTCCACGATGAGGCTGAAGTTCACCTCAAGTTCTCCAACAAG CTCCACTCGGAGGTAGAGAAACCACTGCTGACATTCAGAGGCGACAACTTCAAGAAGGACCTGAAGAAGTACGACCATCACATCGCCGACCTCAGGAAGCAGCTGGCGAGCCGCTACGCCAGCGTGGAGAAG gcCCGTAAAGCCCTGGCAGACAGGCAGAAGGATCTGGAGGTGAAGACCCAGCAGCTGGAGATAAAACTCAGCAACAAGACGGAGGAGGACATAAAGAAGGCCCGGCGGAAATCCACACaagcag GAGACGACCTGATGCGCTGTGTGGATCTCTACAACCAAACCCAGTCCAAGTGGTTTGAAGAAATGGTCACCACCAGCATG GAGCTGGAGAAACTGGAGGTCGAGCGCATCGAATGGATTCAGCAGCATCTACGTCAGTACACGACTCTGCGGCATGAAACGGACATGTTCAATCAGAGT ACGGTGGAGCCTGTCgaccagctgctgcagaacgTGGATCCAGCCAAAGACAGGGAGCTGTGGGTGAAAGAGAACAACACCGGCGAGGTTCGGCCTGTGGACATGGACATATAG
- the gas7a gene encoding growth arrest-specific protein 7a isoform X2, with translation MMMEASFDTEESFDDPSCLAPQPPGSVSPAKRQIKEVKETKITINCVTFPLPGEGPEQQLLKPDEWSYCDYFWTDKKDPQGTTSLPGFEVLLQKQLKGKQMQKEMSEFIHERIKIEEEYAKNLSKLSLSPLAAQEEGTLGEAWTQLKKSLHDEAEVHLKFSNKLHSEVEKPLLTFRGDNFKKDLKKYDHHIADLRKQLASRYASVEKARKALADRQKDLEVKTQQLEIKLSNKTEEDIKKARRKSTQAGDDLMRCVDLYNQTQSKWFEEMVTTSMELEKLEVERIEWIQQHLRQYTTLRHETDMFNQSTVEPVDQLLQNVDPAKDRELWVKENNTGEVRPVDMDI, from the exons ATGATGATGGAAGCCAGCTTCGATACCGAGGAGAGTTTTGACGATCCCTCCTGTCTCGCCCCGCAGCCCCCCGGCTCCGTATCACCGGCCAAGAGGCAGATCAAGGAGGTCAAGGAGACCAAGATCACT ATCAACTGTGTGACTTTCCCTCTGCCTGGAGAAGGTCCGGAGCAGCAGCTCCTCAAACCAGACGAATGGAGCTACTGCGATTACTTCTGG accGACAAGAAAGACCCTCAGGGCACCACGTCGCTGCCCGGCTTCGAGGTTCTCCTGCAGAAGCAGCTGAAGGGCAAACAGATGCAGAAAGAGATGTCTGAGTTTATCCATGAGAG GATAAAGATTGAGGAGGAATACGCCAAGAACCTCTCCAAGCTGTCTCTGAGCCCCCTGGCAGCTCAGGAGGAAGG GACTCTCGGAGAAGCCTGGACTCAGCTGAAGAAGAGTCTCCACGATGAGGCTGAAGTTCACCTCAAGTTCTCCAACAAG CTCCACTCGGAGGTAGAGAAACCACTGCTGACATTCAGAGGCGACAACTTCAAGAAGGACCTGAAGAAGTACGACCATCACATCGCCGACCTCAGGAAGCAGCTGGCGAGCCGCTACGCCAGCGTGGAGAAG gcCCGTAAAGCCCTGGCAGACAGGCAGAAGGATCTGGAGGTGAAGACCCAGCAGCTGGAGATAAAACTCAGCAACAAGACGGAGGAGGACATAAAGAAGGCCCGGCGGAAATCCACACaagcag GAGACGACCTGATGCGCTGTGTGGATCTCTACAACCAAACCCAGTCCAAGTGGTTTGAAGAAATGGTCACCACCAGCATG GAGCTGGAGAAACTGGAGGTCGAGCGCATCGAATGGATTCAGCAGCATCTACGTCAGTACACGACTCTGCGGCATGAAACGGACATGTTCAATCAGAGT ACGGTGGAGCCTGTCgaccagctgctgcagaacgTGGATCCAGCCAAAGACAGGGAGCTGTGGGTGAAAGAGAACAACACCGGCGAGGTTCGGCCTGTGGACATGGACATATAG